The following coding sequences lie in one Candidatus Nitrospira allomarina genomic window:
- the rpmA gene encoding 50S ribosomal protein L27 has product MAHKKGGGSSRNGRDSNPQYLGVKAYAGEKVSGGSIIVRQRGTKFFPGTNVGLGSDYTLFAKVDGIVKFEGGIARRKVSVYPPV; this is encoded by the coding sequence ATGGCGCATAAAAAAGGTGGCGGATCATCCCGCAACGGTCGCGATAGCAATCCACAATATTTAGGCGTCAAAGCCTATGCCGGCGAAAAGGTGAGCGGCGGAAGCATCATCGTTCGTCAACGCGGAACAAAATTCTTTCCTGGGACAAATGTCGGACTTGGAAGCGACTACACCCTCTTTGCCAAAGTAGACGGGATCGTTAAGTTTGAAGGAGGAATCGCCCGCCGGAAGGTGAGCGTCTATCCCCCCGTCTAG
- the rplU gene encoding 50S ribosomal protein L21, translating into MYAIIETGGKQYRAEPNGILQVESLEGDVGSIIQFDSVGFVQTDQAPIVGSPMITDAVVKGEIIRHARTRSITIFKKKRRKNYRRTKGHRQGFTEVRITEIVASA; encoded by the coding sequence ATGTATGCAATTATCGAAACAGGTGGAAAACAATACCGGGCGGAACCGAACGGTATTCTACAAGTCGAGTCACTTGAAGGCGATGTCGGATCCATCATTCAATTCGACTCAGTGGGATTTGTCCAAACGGACCAAGCGCCTATTGTCGGCTCTCCCATGATTACAGATGCAGTAGTCAAAGGAGAGATCATCCGGCATGCGCGAACCCGGTCCATTACCATTTTCAAAAAGAAACGACGAAAAAACTATCGACGGACCAAGGGCCATCGTCAGGGATTCACTGAAGTTCGAATCACTGAAATCGTGGCATCGGCATAA
- a CDS encoding branched-chain amino acid transaminase codes for MVTGSKKIWMDGALVDWDEASVHVLTHSLHYGLAAFEGIRCYEGKAGSNIFRLQEHVDRLFESAHITMMPMPFTKKEVSDAIVETVRVNQLASCYIRPIAYVGYGAMGVYPGDNPIRLAIAAWPWGSYLGEDALVQGIRAKISSFTRHHVNVSMTRAKISGYYVNSILAKWEAKKSGYAECILLDPDGYVSEGTGENVFIVKKGVLKTTPLTSILDGITRNSILEMARAKNIPVIEERFTRDAMYVADEIFLTGTAAEVTPVRELDDRKIGEGRPGALTKCLQDNFFRIVRGEEPAYANWLTPI; via the coding sequence ATGGTGACTGGTTCAAAAAAAATTTGGATGGATGGAGCCCTCGTCGATTGGGATGAGGCCTCGGTTCATGTTCTTACCCATTCTCTCCATTATGGTCTGGCGGCCTTTGAGGGGATCCGTTGTTATGAGGGCAAGGCCGGATCAAACATTTTTCGATTACAAGAGCATGTGGACCGGCTCTTTGAGTCTGCCCATATTACGATGATGCCCATGCCTTTTACCAAAAAAGAGGTGTCGGACGCCATTGTTGAGACGGTTCGGGTCAATCAATTGGCCTCCTGTTACATCCGCCCGATCGCCTATGTGGGGTACGGCGCAATGGGGGTGTACCCTGGTGACAACCCGATTCGTCTGGCTATTGCGGCTTGGCCATGGGGATCGTATCTAGGGGAAGATGCCTTGGTGCAAGGCATCAGGGCAAAAATTTCATCCTTTACCCGGCATCATGTGAATGTATCTATGACCCGGGCAAAAATCTCGGGATATTACGTCAATTCGATTTTAGCCAAATGGGAGGCGAAGAAGTCAGGATATGCCGAATGTATTCTCCTTGATCCTGATGGATATGTCTCTGAGGGAACAGGAGAAAACGTGTTTATTGTGAAAAAGGGAGTTCTAAAAACGACTCCCTTGACCTCGATCCTGGACGGGATTACCCGGAATTCGATCCTTGAAATGGCGAGAGCCAAAAACATCCCGGTGATTGAGGAGCGGTTTACCCGCGATGCGATGTATGTGGCAGATGAAATATTTCTTACCGGAACCGCTGCCGAAGTGACACCGGTTCGCGAATTGGATGATCGAAAAATCGGCGAAGGTAGGCCAGGGGCTCTCACAAAATGCCTGCAGGATAATTTCTTTAGAATTGTGCGTGGCGAAGAACCTGCGTATGCCAATTGGCTGACTCCAATTTAG
- the secG gene encoding preprotein translocase subunit SecG → MYTLTVILHIIVCFLMIAAILLQAGKGAEIGASFGGSSQTVFGSRGPGTFLSKITVGAAIVFMLTSLSLALLSKQANTSSTVIDLHPTSHHETSSPATTETTPPTETGTAEPQAETTPAPTAP, encoded by the coding sequence ATGTATACCCTGACCGTCATTCTTCATATCATTGTCTGTTTTCTCATGATTGCCGCCATCTTGCTCCAGGCAGGAAAAGGCGCTGAGATCGGTGCTTCATTTGGAGGGTCTTCTCAAACGGTGTTTGGAAGCCGGGGCCCCGGTACGTTTCTAAGCAAGATCACAGTGGGAGCGGCTATTGTGTTTATGCTGACATCGCTCAGCCTGGCATTACTGTCTAAACAGGCCAATACCTCGTCCACCGTAATAGATCTTCACCCAACCTCACACCATGAAACGTCCTCTCCAGCGACCACTGAGACAACTCCTCCAACTGAAACCGGCACAGCTGAACCCCAGGCAGAGACCACTCCCGCCCCGACTGCTCCATAA
- the tpiA gene encoding triose-phosphate isomerase: MLRRFIVGNWKMHKTISQAESLVKDILQIYQPQASVELAIAPPFVSLPAVSRLLASTPIQLAAQNTCASDEGAFTGEISPPMLRDVGCHYVIIGHSERRHIFGETDQAINKKIHAAFHHDLLPILCVGERLEERQSNKTQAVIQQQLQTGLEGLESKDFARITIAYEPVWAIGTGQAATVDQAAEVHGHIRSFLARQWGIKPDQTTIIYGGSVTQDNAKSLFQSSQINGALVGKACLNSESFVKIAELASSN; this comes from the coding sequence ATGTTACGTCGATTCATTGTCGGCAATTGGAAAATGCACAAAACGATTTCCCAGGCCGAGTCGCTGGTGAAGGATATTCTCCAAATTTATCAACCACAGGCGTCAGTAGAATTGGCCATCGCTCCTCCATTCGTGTCGTTGCCAGCAGTTTCACGCCTGCTGGCTTCCACGCCCATCCAATTGGCCGCTCAAAATACCTGTGCGAGTGACGAGGGCGCCTTTACCGGAGAAATTTCGCCACCCATGCTACGGGACGTCGGCTGCCACTATGTCATTATTGGACATTCCGAACGACGGCATATTTTTGGAGAAACCGACCAGGCTATTAATAAAAAAATCCACGCCGCCTTCCACCATGACCTCCTACCAATTTTATGTGTCGGGGAACGTCTTGAAGAGCGTCAGTCAAATAAAACCCAGGCCGTCATTCAACAGCAATTACAAACCGGTCTTGAAGGTCTCGAATCAAAAGATTTTGCGAGGATCACCATCGCCTACGAACCGGTCTGGGCCATTGGGACCGGCCAGGCGGCTACCGTCGACCAGGCAGCCGAGGTCCATGGCCATATCCGGTCTTTTCTTGCCAGGCAATGGGGCATCAAACCTGATCAGACCACAATCATTTACGGTGGGAGCGTGACTCAGGACAATGCCAAAAGTCTCTTTCAATCTTCACAAATTAATGGGGCTCTCGTGGGAAAAGCTTGTTTGAATTCCGAATCCTTTGTTAAGATAGCCGAATTAGCTTCTTCCAATTAA
- a CDS encoding phosphoglycerate kinase, translated as MKHLKKQTIDQVDLRNKRVLIRVDFNVPLDDSCQITDDSRIRAALPTINRAVDENAVVILCSHLGRPDGTINQALSLAPVAKRLQRLLNKPVEFVGDCIGPTVEAVVNKAKPGDVVVLENLRFHPEEEKNDDQFSSQLASLADVYINDAFGTAHRSHASTVGITKYVKVSAAGFLMKREVEALEGTVENPVRPFVAILGGAKVSGKIGVIENLGKVVDKVIIGGGMAFTFIKAMGLEIGQSLVEKDMLDFAKRIHEQAMAQKIKFYLPVDCVVAASLDPEAETKIVPVQEIPAGWYGMDIGPASVRLFSEAVQNAKTILWNGPMGVFERDAFSRGTYAMAHAVANAYAKTIVGGGDTALAVYRAGESESMSFISTGGGAALQLLEGKHMPGLAALPDRL; from the coding sequence ATGAAGCATTTAAAAAAACAAACCATTGATCAGGTTGACCTCCGCAACAAACGCGTACTCATTCGCGTGGATTTTAACGTTCCCCTCGATGACTCCTGCCAGATCACGGACGATTCCAGGATTCGGGCCGCCCTTCCCACCATCAACCGTGCTGTAGATGAAAACGCTGTCGTCATTCTCTGTTCCCACCTGGGACGCCCGGATGGAACCATCAACCAGGCACTCAGCCTGGCTCCCGTGGCCAAGCGACTCCAGCGACTATTAAATAAACCGGTTGAATTTGTTGGCGATTGCATTGGGCCGACCGTTGAAGCTGTCGTCAACAAAGCCAAACCCGGCGACGTAGTGGTATTAGAAAATCTGCGCTTTCATCCGGAAGAAGAAAAAAACGACGACCAGTTCTCGTCCCAATTGGCCTCATTGGCAGATGTGTACATCAATGATGCCTTTGGAACCGCCCACCGGTCTCATGCCTCCACTGTCGGCATCACCAAATATGTGAAAGTATCTGCGGCAGGATTTCTGATGAAACGGGAAGTTGAAGCTCTGGAAGGCACGGTGGAGAACCCTGTTCGTCCGTTTGTGGCCATTTTGGGAGGGGCCAAGGTTTCCGGGAAAATCGGGGTCATTGAAAATCTTGGCAAGGTGGTCGATAAAGTCATCATCGGTGGCGGCATGGCGTTTACCTTTATCAAGGCCATGGGATTGGAAATCGGCCAATCTCTCGTCGAAAAAGACATGCTGGACTTTGCCAAACGCATTCACGAACAGGCGATGGCTCAAAAAATCAAATTCTATCTTCCCGTCGATTGTGTTGTCGCCGCCAGTCTCGACCCTGAAGCGGAAACAAAAATTGTCCCGGTGCAGGAAATCCCCGCGGGCTGGTATGGCATGGACATCGGGCCCGCATCAGTCCGCCTGTTTAGTGAAGCCGTCCAAAACGCCAAAACCATTTTGTGGAATGGCCCCATGGGAGTCTTTGAGCGTGATGCATTTTCACGCGGGACCTATGCAATGGCCCATGCTGTGGCCAATGCCTATGCGAAAACAATTGTGGGAGGAGGAGATACGGCTCTCGCCGTGTATCGAGCCGGAGAATCGGAAAGCATGTCGTTCATTTCAACCGGTGGTGGTGCGGCCCTTCAACTCCTGGAAGGCAAGCATATGCCGGGGCTTGCAGCCTTACCCGATCGTCTTTGA